From Paenibacillus graminis:
TTCCAGGGTCCTCTTCTGGTTGTGGCCTCTTTAAATTCGATATGAAGCGGATAAATCCGGTGGGAATGGCTCCTGCCGGATTTTTTTGTGTTGTTGAGGAAATCATGAGTTTTTTCTGTTGTGATAAGGTGTGTGAGGGATTAAGGTTTGTTTGGTTCGTCAAAAGGACGAATATGGACCTGACGCCGGTTTGCCCGTAAACAACGGCAGAATTGCCGTTGTTGAAGCCCTGTGGGTTGGCAGGTGCAGAAACAACGGAGGAAGTGCCAGAGCTGGAGCGCCGTGGGTTGGGGTTGTGCAGAAACAATCCAGAAGTGCCATAGTTGGAGCCCCGTGGGTTGGTAGGTGCAGAAACAACGGAGGAAGTGCCATAGCTGGAGCCCTGTGGTGGGAAGCCGAGTGGAAAAAGGAAACTTAAATTCCTCAGAAATCAACAAACGTGAGGTTTAAGTGGAAAAAGGAAACTTAATTCGGCAATATTCCCTTCTATGGAGCGGAACGGGCTGAATTAGTGTACCTTTTTCCACTTAACCTGTCGGGTTACTCGATGCTTAAGCAAATTAGTGATACTTTTTCCACTTAATCAGCTAACGAACAGCCAAGAAGATACGTGCCTCCTTACGCAAACTTTTTGATCGGGGCGGTCGCTTGAATTTCATTATGCTTAAGTAAACCGCAAATGTGCATGGATCTCCCTGGCTGCCTATTGCTCATCAGTCTGGGCTTTGAGAATCCGCAGCCCTTTGGGCAGATGGTTTTTTAGCTGCCCGGAGCTGGCTTTGCCCCAGCTGACTGGAAGTCCGTCTACGGTTACTAATGTCCAACCGTGCAGCTCAGGCGAGACAGGAAGACTCTCGCCGCGCAGCCAGGCTTGAATTTCCGGACTGTCTGCCGCCAGATCGTAGCTGCGTGCGGCCTGGTCCGGCTCCAGAGCCATGGCGAGGGCATGTGCCGGTTCAATGCGGTTTTTCTTCAGATGGGCAATGTGCAGCCCTGCGCGGGGGACCTTCAGCCCGTCCAAGAGGCCGGTATGCAAGCTGGCGCTGAACGCTTCAGGCAGCAGGTACAGGGAATCTCCGAACAGCAGAGGCATACCGTGTCCAGGAAATCCCGGCAGCTCTCCGGCAGCCCAGCTCATGAATTGCTGGTAGGCATCGCGGACAGTAGAAGGCAGCTTCGGACTGGTTTTGCTCCGCCCGCTGCCGCGTTTACTCTGGCTAGGCACAGTTTCTCCGGAGGCCTCCTTGCGGAGCAAGGCGACGAAATGGCCTTCGCCTTTTTCCACATGAGGCCACAAACGCTTCTCGCAGATCAGCTCCATATCGGGATAGCTATTCAGAAACCGCGAGATCGTGTCCTCATTCTCCTTGCGGTTGAAAGTACAGGTAGAGTAGGCCAGGCTGCCACCCGGTTTCAGCATAATATAGGCATCCTGGAGAATGTCCCATTGCCTTGCCGCACACATCTCGACATGCTCCGGGGACCATTCGCCGATGGCAGCGGGGTCTTTGCGGAACATTCCTTCGCCCGAACAGGGCGCATCCAGCATAATCCGGTCAAAAACTTCCGGGAAACGGCGGGACAGTTCACCCGGGGCTGCACTGGTTACAATGGCGTGGGAGATGCCAAGACGTTCGACATTCTCCGCCAGGATTTTAGCCCGTTCCGGATGAATCTCATTGGAAACGAGCAGCCCCTGACCCTGCATCAGAGCAGCGATATGGGTGGTTTTGCCGCCGGGAGCTGCCGCAAAATCAAGCACGGTCTCACCGGCGCGTGGGGCCAGCAGTTCGGCTGCGGACATTGCGGAGGGCTCCTGAATATAATATAATCCGGCGGTATGATAAGCATGGCGGCCCGGCCGGGCAGGTTCTTCATAATAGTATCCTTCAGGGCACCAGGCCACTGGCGTCAGGGCGAATAAATCTGCTGCGTGTGCAGCCGCTGCACGGCCTGAAAGCGAGGTGCTTTTGAGCGTATTGAACCGCAGTCCCTGGGTCCTGCGGGCGGTGCAGCTCTCCAGAAAAGCGTCCGCCTCCTGCCCCAGCATCTCTCTGATGGCGGCAGTATAAGCGGCAGGGAGCCGTTCTTCATTCATACATCATTTCTCCTTTTGTCAAAATCTAAAAAGTTCTTCTTAGTTGCTGTTTCAGGTGGATACCGATAAAATCAAGGTATGGGACCTAAGCGTACCTGTAAATGTACATATATACCACTATATCATAATTGCCGGGTCTCATCGTAAACGGGCAATTGTAAAGGGGAATGCCTTATGAACTTGCTGCAAGCGCTATTCTTCCCGCCGGAGCAACCCGGTGGTGTATCTTCTATGATCCCGTATTTGCAGGAACGCTTCCGTTCAAGCCGCTGGGACATGGATTTGTTCTGGCTGCCCAAGCGCATCCGGGGCAAGGGGCGCGAAGAGGTTAGTTTTGAAACCTTTGACTGGACCCTCTATGGCGAAAGTCCTGTTGTACAAAAATACATTCAGACCTACAAGGATTATATATGGTGGACCAAGCTGCGTATGAGCAAAAACTATGATCTGATCCATGCCCATCATCCGATTGCCGGACTGGCGATGAAAAAAATCTATCCCGAAATCCCGCTGATTCAAACTTTGCACTCCAGCTATGAGCGCGAGCTGATTCTGAATGGAGCCATTCTTGAAGGCGGACCAGAGCATCAATTTCTCGTCTCGATATACCGCGAACTGGAGCATGTCAGCGACCGGCTCATGACGGTATCACGTTCTTTTGCCGACTACTTGGCCCCATATATTAATCAGCCTGACAGGATCGGAGTGATTCCGAACGGTTTTGATGAGAAAAGATTCAAGCCGGTGCCGCATGACAACGACATTCCGCAGCTGGTAACCGTAACCCGTCTGGTACCGGCCAAAGGAATAGACATCTTGTTCAAAGCCTGCGCCGAACTGAAAAAACGCAATCATGAATATGTGCTGCATATTATCGGTGATGGTCCTTCCCGTGCAGAACTGGAGCAGCTGGCACAGAATCTGGGCATTTATAATGAAACGATTTTTTACGGCTATACGCTGCACCCGGAAGAATTTATGCCGTTCTTTGATATTTTTGTGCTGCCATCCCGCGCGGAAGCCTTCGGATCGGTGTTTGCGGAGGCGGCGCTAAGCTGTCTGGCGCTGGTAGGCACCAATGTAGGCGGAATTCCGGAGCAGATTGAAGACGGGGTGAACGGCCTGCTGGTTGATCCGGATGATGAGGTGGCACTCGCGGATGCTCTGGAAAAAGTGATCAGCGATCCCGGATACCGCTACGAGCTGTCCCGTTCGGCCTGGGATAAAGCGAAGAGCTTATATTCATTAACACGTGTAGCCAATGAGCTCAAAAAAACCTATCTGCAGTATCAGCCGGGAACGAAAGGGTGAGGCTATGATTCCTTTTCGTTTTCTGCATGCCGCAGATCTGCACCTGGACAGCCGGTTTGCCGGACTGGCGCAGCTCCCGCAGGCTATACGCTCCTATTTAAGGGAGTCCACCTTTGCCGCCCTCGGGCGGCTTGTTGGCGTAGCGGTTCAGGAAAAAGCCGATTTTGTGGTCATCAGCGGGGATGTCTACGATATCTCGGACGCTTCGCTGCAGGGGCAGCTGCGCTTTCAGGAGGCGCTTCAGGAGCTGGGGAGGCACGGCATTGCAGTGTTCCTGATTCATGGCAATCATGATCCGCTGGACGGGCCCCGTCTCCGCACCGAGCCTCCGGGGCATGTGACCGTATTCGGCGGCAGTGAACCAGGACAAGCTATTGCCCGGCGCCGCAGTGATGGCCGGGAGGTGGCTGTAGTCAGCGGAATTTCCTATCCTACCGCCAAGGTGACCGAGAACACAGCTTTGCAATTTACACGCAGGCCGGGAAGCGATTTGTACCATATCGCTCTTTTGCACGGCAACGTAGATGGAGATCCCCAGCATGAGACTTATTCTCCCTGCAGCCGCAAAGATCTGATCAGCCGCGGTTACGACTATTGGGCGCTGGGACATATACATAAACGCAGTATTCTGCATGAGCAGCCGCCGATTGTATACCCGGGGAACATTCAGGGGCGCAGTGTCAAAGAGACCGGACCGAAAGGCTGTTATGTTGTGGATGTGAATGAGGCAGGTCAGGCGGCCCTCAAGTTTCATGAATTGGATGTTGTCCGCTGGCATGTCCGTGAACTCTCCATAGATGGCTTGGCGGATGAAGCGCAGTGGACCGGGGCCGTGGAACAGGCCGTAGAGAAG
This genomic window contains:
- a CDS encoding RsmF rRNA methyltransferase first C-terminal domain-containing protein, which produces MNEERLPAAYTAAIREMLGQEADAFLESCTARRTQGLRFNTLKSTSLSGRAAAAHAADLFALTPVAWCPEGYYYEEPARPGRHAYHTAGLYYIQEPSAMSAAELLAPRAGETVLDFAAAPGGKTTHIAALMQGQGLLVSNEIHPERAKILAENVERLGISHAIVTSAAPGELSRRFPEVFDRIMLDAPCSGEGMFRKDPAAIGEWSPEHVEMCAARQWDILQDAYIMLKPGGSLAYSTCTFNRKENEDTISRFLNSYPDMELICEKRLWPHVEKGEGHFVALLRKEASGETVPSQSKRGSGRSKTSPKLPSTVRDAYQQFMSWAAGELPGFPGHGMPLLFGDSLYLLPEAFSASLHTGLLDGLKVPRAGLHIAHLKKNRIEPAHALAMALEPDQAARSYDLAADSPEIQAWLRGESLPVSPELHGWTLVTVDGLPVSWGKASSGQLKNHLPKGLRILKAQTDEQ
- a CDS encoding glycosyltransferase family 4 protein: MNLLQALFFPPEQPGGVSSMIPYLQERFRSSRWDMDLFWLPKRIRGKGREEVSFETFDWTLYGESPVVQKYIQTYKDYIWWTKLRMSKNYDLIHAHHPIAGLAMKKIYPEIPLIQTLHSSYERELILNGAILEGGPEHQFLVSIYRELEHVSDRLMTVSRSFADYLAPYINQPDRIGVIPNGFDEKRFKPVPHDNDIPQLVTVTRLVPAKGIDILFKACAELKKRNHEYVLHIIGDGPSRAELEQLAQNLGIYNETIFYGYTLHPEEFMPFFDIFVLPSRAEAFGSVFAEAALSCLALVGTNVGGIPEQIEDGVNGLLVDPDDEVALADALEKVISDPGYRYELSRSAWDKAKSLYSLTRVANELKKTYLQYQPGTKG
- a CDS encoding metallophosphoesterase family protein; this translates as MIPFRFLHAADLHLDSRFAGLAQLPQAIRSYLRESTFAALGRLVGVAVQEKADFVVISGDVYDISDASLQGQLRFQEALQELGRHGIAVFLIHGNHDPLDGPRLRTEPPGHVTVFGGSEPGQAIARRRSDGREVAVVSGISYPTAKVTENTALQFTRRPGSDLYHIALLHGNVDGDPQHETYSPCSRKDLISRGYDYWALGHIHKRSILHEQPPIVYPGNIQGRSVKETGPKGCYVVDVNEAGQAALKFHELDVVRWHVRELSIDGLADEAQWTGAVEQAVEKVRDELPERMSVVRFRLTGRGAVHRALAEKGAAEDLLAELQRREAIRAERKEYAGLVWTEGLVLETGLAIDRGRLLQEDSFLGEMLRLAGRCEHSSAGLEELMDSALKPLMENRELRGMLASVSREEKLGWLRNAAELGITLLAGMDENAEAMLAGSETRQEDHNRQEQLHIEPGMLSGELGESPVSEDESKFQTENGEELVPYGTEQTARAKTVKPVREERGDAG